One window from the genome of Elaeis guineensis isolate ETL-2024a chromosome 5, EG11, whole genome shotgun sequence encodes:
- the LOC140858078 gene encoding LOW QUALITY PROTEIN: guanine nucleotide exchange factor SPIKE 1-like (The sequence of the model RefSeq protein was modified relative to this genomic sequence to represent the inferred CDS: deleted 1 base in 1 codon), translating to MLMSCSSRSPDGEGPTSPKYSDRLSPTINTYLSEASRQEVRPQGTPENGYLWHRVSPQLSSPNQPYSLREALAQAQSSRIGSTSRALRESLHPILRQKLELWEENLSTAVSLQVLEMTEKFSVAAASHSIATDYGKLDCITSVLMGLFSRSQPLAFWKAFFPVFNNIFNLHGATLMARENDRFLKQVAFHLLRLAVFRNDSIRRRAVIGLQILVRNSFYYFTHTTRLRVMLMITLSELMSDVQVTQMKSDGSLEESGEARRLRKSLEEMADEGRSIELLKDCGLSGNALEAIPEGSTDNRWSWLEVKHLSDSLVQALDAGLEHALLASVMTVDRYAAAESFYKLAMAYAPVPDLHIMWLLHLCDAHQEMQSWAEAAQCAVAVAGVIMQALVGRNDAVWSREHVASLRKICPMVSSAVTAEASAAEVEGYGASKLTVDSAVKYLQLANKLFAQAELYHFCASILELIIPVYKSRRAYGQLAKCHTSLTNIYESILEQESSPIPFIDATYYRVGFYGDRFGKLDRKEYVYREPRDVRLGDIMEKLSHIYESRMDGNHTLHIIPDSRQVNAEELQPGVCYLQITAVDPVMEDEDLGSRRERIFSLSTGTIRARVFDRFLFDTPFTKNGKTQGGLEDQWKRRTVLQTEGSFPALINRLLVFKSESLEFSPVENAIGMIETRTAALRTELEEPRSSEGDQLPRLQSLQRILQGSVAVQVNSGVLSVCTAFLSGEPANRLRSQELQQLIAALLEFMAVCKRAIRVHFRLIGEEDQDFHTQLVNGFQSLTAELSHYIPAILSEL from the exons ATGCTGATGAGCTGTAGTTCTCGGAGCCCTGATGGTGAAGGACCTACTTCTCCCAAGTATTCTGATAGGCTTTCTCCAACAATCAACACATATCTGTCTGAGGCTTCCCGCCAAGAAGTTAGA CCTCAGGGAACACCCGAAAATGGATATTTGTGGCACAGAGTCAGTCCTCAGCTAAGCTCACCTAATCAACCATATTCTCTAAGGGAAGCACTTGCGCAAGCACAATCTTCTAGAATTGGATCTACAAGCAGGGCATTAAGAGAGTCTCTACACCCAATATTAAGGCAAAAGTTG GAACTTTGGGAAGAGAATTTAAGCACTGCTGTCAGCCTTCAAGTTTTGGAGATGACTGAAAAGTTTTCAGTTGCTGCTGCATCTCATAGTATTGCTACTGATTATGGAAAGCTTGATTGCATCACATCCGTATTGATGGGTCTCTTTTCTCGAAGTCAACCATTGGCCTTCTGGAAAGCTTTCTTTCCTGTGTTCAACAATATATTCAATCTTCATGGTGCGACTCTGATGGCCAGAGAGAATGATCGCTTCTTGAAGCAAGTTGCATTTCATCTTCTACGACTTGCGGTT TTTCGAAATGATTCCATCAGGCGAAGGGCTGTTATTGGATTACAGATACTTGTTAGG AATTCATTCTATTATTTTACACACACAACACGGCTGAGGGTCATGCTGATGATTACCTTATCAGAGTTGATGTCTGATGTGCAAGTAACTCAGATGAAGTCCGATGGATCTCTTGAAGAGAGTGGTGAAGCTCGGCGTCTTAGGAAATCCTTGGAGGAAATGGCAGATGAAGGTAGGAGCATAGAACTGCTAAAAGATTGCGGACTTTCTGGCAATGCACTAGAGGCAATTCCTGAAGGTTCAACAGATAACCGTTGGTCTTGGTTAGAGGTCAAACATCTATCTGATAGTCTTGTCCAGGCTCTTGATGCAGGCCTGGAGCATGCTCTTTTG GCTTCTGTAATGACTGTAGATAGATATGCCGCTGCGGAGAGCTTTTATAAACTTGCGATGGCTTATGCACCTGTTCCAGATCTTCACATCATGTGGTTGCTGCATTTATGCGATGCACATCAGGAGATGCAGTCATGGGCTGAAGCTGCACAATGTGCAGTTGCGGTAGCTGGTGTAATCATGCAG GCCCTTGTGGGAAGGAATGATGCTGTTTGGAGCAGAGAACATGTTGCTTCTTTGCGTAAGATTTGCCCCATGGTTAGCAGTGCAGTGACTGCGGAGGCATCCGCAGCTGAGGTTGAAGGGTATGGAGCATCAAAATTGACAGTGGATTCTGCTGTCAAGTACCTTCAACTTGCAAATAAGCTCTTTGCACAGGCAGAGCTGTATCATTTTTGTGCCAGTATTTTGGAACTCATAATTCCAGTTTATAAAAGCAGGAGGGCATATGGGCAACTTGCTAAATGCCACACATCCCTCACAAATATCTATGAATCAATTCTTGAACAGGAGTCAAGCCCAATACCGTTTATAGATGCTACTTACTACCGGGTTGGATTTTATGGCGACCGGTTTGGGAAGCTGGACCGCAAGGAGTATGTGTACAGGGAGCCACGAGATGTGCGTCTAGGTGACATAATGGAAAAGCTGAGTCACATATACGAATCCAGGATGGATGGCAATCACACCCTGCATATTATACCAGATTCTAGGCAAGTCAATGCAGAGGAGTTACAGCCTGGCGTCTGTTATTTACAGATAACAGCTGTTGATCCTGTTATGGAGGATGAGGACCTGGGCAGTAGAagggagagaattttctctctgtcTACTGGGACTATACGTGCTCGTGTCTTTGACCGGTTTCTATTTGACACCCCATTCACGAAAAATGGCAAGACACAGGGAGGGCTAGAAGATCAGTGGAAGAGGCGCACTGTACTACAAACCGAGGGTTCTTTTCCTGCTCTGATAAATCGACTTTTGGTTTTCAAGTCTGAATCTCTAGAGTTTTCTCCAGTGGAAAATGCTATAGGAATGATTGAAACCAGGACAGCCGCACTGAGAACTGAGCTCGAAGAACCTAGAAGCTCAGAAGGTGACCAACTCCCTAGGCTTCAAAGTCTACAAAGGATACTCCAAGGCAGTGTTGCAGTGCAG GTGAACAGTGGGGTACTTAGTGTGTGCACAGCATTTTTGTCGGGCGAACCTGCGAACAGGCTTCGGTCACAAGAGCTGCAGCAGCTTATTGCTGCACTACTCGAATTCATGGCTGTTTGCAAGCGTGCAATCCGGGTACATTTTAGGTTGATTGGTGAAGAAGATCAGGACTTCCACACGCAACTTGTTAATGGGTTTCAGTCCCTTACAGCCGAGCTTTCTCACTACATTCCTGCCATACTTTCAGAGCTCTGA